One Fusobacterium russii ATCC 25533 genomic region harbors:
- a CDS encoding transposase: protein MKTALKTFKKYFEYIENSLSFSYSNGRIEGVVRKIKVLKSIAYGYKSFL from the coding sequence ATTAAAACAGCTCTTAAAACATTTAAGAAATATTTTGAATACATTGAAAACTCTCTTTCTTTTTCATATTCAAATGGAAGAATTGAAGGGGTAGTAAGAAAAATAAAAGTATTAAAAAGTATTGCATATGGTTATAAAAGTTTTCT